In a single window of the Streptomyces sp. NBC_00353 genome:
- a CDS encoding RDD family protein encodes MVVSSRSLPGSPGDLMRRGMAVFIDLVIAVAVIPGPLIALDRILVAASVDGVWLPSAAVWSLAFLLLYSPLSVSRWGGTVGKRLLGMEVVRDADGGRLSCGALVRRLGNLAVHAVPVLMIAHVTVTNLSPKKQGLHDRLVSSRVVMRGR; translated from the coding sequence ATGGTTGTCTCATCCCGTTCGCTGCCCGGCTCCCCGGGGGACCTCATGCGGCGGGGCATGGCCGTGTTCATCGATCTGGTGATCGCCGTGGCTGTCATTCCCGGCCCGCTGATCGCCCTCGACCGGATCCTCGTGGCGGCGTCGGTGGACGGCGTCTGGTTGCCCTCGGCCGCGGTGTGGTCGCTCGCCTTCCTGCTGCTGTACTCGCCACTGAGCGTGTCGCGGTGGGGCGGCACGGTGGGCAAGCGGCTCCTCGGCATGGAGGTCGTGCGGGACGCCGACGGCGGACGGCTCTCCTGCGGCGCACTGGTACGCCGCCTGGGCAACCTCGCGGTGCACGCGGTCCCGGTACTCATGATCGCCCACGTGACGGTGACCAACCTCAGCCCGAAGAAACAGGGCCTGCACGACCGACTGGTCAGCAGCAGGGTGGTCATGCGGGGCCGGTAA
- a CDS encoding calcium-binding protein, which yields MRKRAIFAVLAAASALGGFIGPAAYADETVGDIQITDVSVNGGKSIAVVLTDKTVTVSVTATDPSGIWDADFHLWRGTDPNNPDDYITPNEDTTPADCVAAGTTTSTCSKTFTFEPDWWLTNADAGTWKVGVDVWANDDSWTQRDAYATTRLQRFSKLTVNAGPEPIAKGKALTVTGKLTRANWDTDAYAGYTAQPVKLQFRKAGTSTYTTIKTVNSSSTGDLRTTTTASVDGYWRWNFAGTSTTPAVSATGDYVDVQ from the coding sequence ATGCGCAAGCGCGCAATCTTCGCTGTGCTCGCCGCCGCCTCCGCGCTGGGCGGATTCATCGGCCCCGCCGCGTACGCGGACGAGACCGTCGGCGACATCCAGATCACCGACGTCTCCGTCAACGGCGGTAAAAGCATCGCTGTCGTCCTCACCGACAAAACGGTCACGGTTTCGGTGACCGCCACTGATCCGTCGGGCATCTGGGACGCCGACTTCCACTTGTGGCGCGGAACGGATCCCAACAACCCCGACGACTACATCACGCCGAATGAGGACACCACCCCCGCGGACTGCGTGGCCGCCGGCACGACCACCTCCACCTGCTCGAAGACCTTCACCTTCGAACCGGACTGGTGGCTCACCAACGCCGACGCCGGAACCTGGAAGGTTGGAGTCGACGTATGGGCCAACGACGACAGTTGGACCCAGCGGGACGCCTATGCGACCACCCGCCTCCAGCGGTTTTCCAAGCTGACCGTCAACGCCGGTCCGGAACCGATAGCCAAGGGCAAGGCCCTCACGGTCACCGGCAAACTCACCCGGGCGAACTGGGACACCGATGCCTACGCGGGCTACACCGCGCAGCCGGTCAAGCTCCAGTTCCGCAAAGCGGGCACCAGCACCTACACCACCATCAAGACGGTGAACTCCTCCAGCACGGGTGACCTCAGGACCACGACCACCGCTTCAGTGGACGGCTACTGGCGCTGGAACTTCGCCGGCACCTCGACCACCCCTGCCGTTTCGGCGACCGGCGACTACGTCGACGTGCAATAG